A single genomic interval of Sphingobacteriales bacterium harbors:
- a CDS encoding alpha/beta hydrolase: MQKPYFLNYFQAFLSLFLLAGFFSSLPTQAQCGDRFMLPIFETIDIDNDIEYGSNTAISGNKITLKFDLYQPVNDTAAMRPLIILAHGGTFLAGNENSPDIVQLADSLAHRGYVVASINYRLLSMPGDLAFPLDSLFTLELVKAVADMRSAIRYFKKDAATINQYRIDPEQVWVGGASAGAILALHTAYFNEAGDLDYFKNFDVLAMVESNGGWEGDSGNNGYDTKVAGVINLCGALGNANFIQPGDVPVVNLHGDKDKTVPYNSGWAKALGLNVIQLDGSNIIQKHCDSIGVPSALLTFEGQDHMAHATPENFPKSLEFIVNFLYEHVDCNDLNTATNPNPKNPASKPLVQAQYLPQLNTIEVKYAVSTPATTTTYNNTTPAKIQLVNAIGQVISSQQILANQEGVSVSFPTNYLPKGWYAVQVLQPASNNRIASQGLIVY; this comes from the coding sequence ATGCAAAAACCTTACTTCCTAAATTACTTTCAGGCATTTTTATCGCTGTTTTTGTTAGCAGGATTTTTTAGTTCATTACCCACACAAGCACAATGCGGCGACAGGTTTATGCTGCCCATTTTTGAAACTATTGATATAGATAACGACATTGAATACGGCAGCAATACGGCTATTAGTGGCAATAAAATTACCTTAAAATTTGACCTTTACCAGCCCGTAAACGACACGGCAGCTATGCGGCCATTAATTATTTTGGCGCACGGCGGTACTTTTTTGGCCGGAAACGAAAACTCGCCCGATATTGTCCAATTAGCCGATTCATTGGCCCACCGGGGATACGTGGTGGCATCTATTAATTACCGTTTGTTATCTATGCCCGGAGACTTGGCTTTTCCGTTAGACTCGTTATTTACCCTCGAATTAGTAAAAGCTGTTGCCGACATGCGCTCGGCTATTCGTTATTTTAAAAAAGATGCTGCCACCATCAACCAATACCGCATTGACCCCGAGCAGGTTTGGGTAGGCGGCGCCTCAGCGGGTGCCATATTGGCCTTACACACAGCCTATTTTAACGAAGCCGGCGACTTAGACTATTTTAAAAACTTTGATGTATTGGCCATGGTTGAAAGCAACGGCGGATGGGAAGGCGATAGCGGCAATAATGGCTACGACACAAAGGTAGCTGGTGTAATTAATTTATGTGGTGCTTTGGGAAATGCCAATTTTATTCAGCCCGGAGATGTGCCCGTTGTAAATTTACATGGCGATAAAGACAAGACTGTACCTTATAATTCCGGATGGGCTAAAGCATTAGGGCTCAACGTTATACAATTAGATGGCAGCAATATTATTCAAAAACACTGCGACTCAATAGGTGTGCCCTCTGCCCTGCTTACCTTCGAGGGGCAAGATCACATGGCACATGCAACACCCGAAAACTTTCCAAAATCGCTTGAATTTATTGTCAATTTCCTTTACGAACACGTTGATTGCAACGATTTGAATACGGCTACAAATCCCAACCCCAAAAATCCTGCCTCAAAACCTTTAGTTCAAGCACAATATTTACCTCAGTTAAACACCATCGAAGTTAAATACGCTGTTTCTACACCTGCCACAACAACAACCTACAACAATACCACTCCGGCAAAAATACAATTGGTTAACGCCATAGGGCAGGTAATAAGCAGCCAGCAGATATTGGCCAACCAAGAGGGCGTTTCCGTATCTTTTCCGACAAATTATTTACCTAAGGGTTGGTATGCCGTGCAAGTATTACAACCAGCAAGCAATAACCGAATTGCTTCGCAAGGATTGATTGTTTATTAA
- a CDS encoding metal-dependent hydrolase: MKLTFYGHSTVLVEIANTRLLFDPFISPNPNAQHIDLKSIACNYIFLSHGHQDHVADALALAQQNNAQLISNFEVVSWFANKYNYTNNHPMNHGGSWAFEFGTVRYVNAIHSSNMPDGSYGGNPGGFVVCTNEGNLYFAGDTALTMDMQLIPRYANPLQVAILPIGSNFTMDYRDACTCAQWTGCKTAFAVHFDTFPYIAVSHNEVKAHFEQAGIPLILPTKIGQTFEL; this comes from the coding sequence ATGAAGCTTACTTTTTATGGGCATAGTACGGTTTTGGTTGAAATAGCAAATACTCGTTTGCTTTTCGACCCGTTTATATCACCCAATCCTAATGCCCAGCATATTGACTTAAAAAGTATTGCCTGCAACTATATTTTTTTATCGCATGGCCACCAAGACCATGTAGCCGATGCCTTGGCCTTGGCACAACAAAATAATGCCCAATTAATTTCAAATTTTGAAGTGGTGAGCTGGTTTGCCAACAAATATAACTATACCAATAACCACCCCATGAACCACGGCGGTAGCTGGGCGTTTGAGTTTGGAACGGTGCGTTATGTAAATGCCATCCATAGCAGTAATATGCCCGATGGTTCGTATGGCGGAAATCCGGGTGGTTTTGTTGTGTGCACTAACGAAGGCAATTTATATTTTGCCGGAGATACTGCCTTAACAATGGATATGCAGCTAATTCCGCGTTATGCTAACCCGCTGCAGGTAGCTATTTTGCCAATTGGCAGCAATTTTACCATGGACTACCGCGATGCCTGTACTTGCGCCCAATGGACAGGTTGCAAAACCGCCTTTGCCGTACATTTTGATACTTTTCCGTACATTGCCGTTTCGCACAACGAGGTAAAGGCACATTTTGAACAAGCGGGCATACCGCTGATTTTGCCCACAAAAATAGGGCAAACCTTTGAGTTGTAA
- a CDS encoding ParA family protein gives MAKIITIANQKGGVGKTTTAINLSASLALLEYKTLLVDADPQANATSGVGVDPRKVKASIYECIIGKEDIANVIMADVDAPNLYLLPSHQDLVGAEIELVDIENREQLMQDALAPLRSQFDFIIIDCSPSLGLITLNALTAADSVLVPVQCEYFALEGLGKLLNTIKIVQSRLNTSLTYEGILLTMYDSRLRLSNQVISEVQRHFGDLVFNTIIHRNTRLGEAPSFGKSVIMYDVVSKGAINYLNLAKELLQRNGLPKVAVKK, from the coding sequence ATGGCAAAAATTATAACCATAGCCAACCAAAAAGGAGGCGTAGGCAAAACTACTACCGCAATAAATTTATCGGCAAGTTTGGCTTTGCTTGAATACAAAACCTTGTTAGTTGATGCCGACCCACAAGCTAATGCAACCTCGGGCGTGGGTGTTGACCCGCGCAAGGTAAAAGCCAGTATTTACGAATGTATTATTGGCAAAGAAGATATTGCCAATGTTATTATGGCCGATGTAGATGCCCCAAATTTATATTTGCTGCCCTCGCACCAAGATTTGGTAGGTGCCGAAATTGAATTGGTAGATATAGAAAACCGCGAACAATTAATGCAAGATGCCCTTGCCCCGCTTAGAAGCCAGTTCGATTTTATTATTATAGACTGCTCGCCTTCGTTGGGGCTAATTACTTTAAACGCACTAACCGCCGCCGACTCGGTATTGGTGCCCGTGCAATGCGAGTATTTTGCCTTAGAAGGGTTAGGGAAACTGCTTAATACCATTAAAATTGTGCAATCGCGACTTAATACCTCTTTAACCTACGAGGGTATTTTGCTAACAATGTACGACTCGAGGCTCCGCCTTTCGAACCAGGTAATTAGCGAGGTGCAACGGCATTTTGGCGATTTGGTATTTAACACCATTATTCATAGAAATACCCGTTTGGGCGAAGCACCAAGTTTTGGCAAATCGGTTATTATGTACGATGTAGTAAGTAAAGGCGCAATTAACTACTTAAACTTAGCAAAAGAACTGCTACAACGCAATGGTTTACCCAAAGTGGCAGTAAAAAAATAA
- a CDS encoding DUF4397 domain-containing protein: MLQVLPFFILLFCLFNACSPTNDPEEEVIASKAYVVVAHAATKQNQALDLYINDKPIAQNLNLNNALPTDSNYLFFESGKWPLSFNATNNSNQVVFSGTASWVANQAYTLIAIDKDLSIEASTTALILLDSLPKPIENQTWVRFVHAAAAIDTAIFTLSLSNDTQTFFTDTLVFAPTAIPNMVSGWQAYPADTFDVTLKNAQNNQTYAQQNKVALQPGQYITIYAAGNLLNDIKLGFLPVKTKPAS; the protein is encoded by the coding sequence TTGCTGCAAGTTTTGCCGTTTTTTATACTATTATTTTGCCTGTTTAATGCCTGTAGCCCAACAAACGACCCCGAAGAGGAGGTTATTGCCAGTAAAGCTTATGTTGTAGTTGCCCACGCCGCGACAAAGCAAAATCAGGCACTCGATTTATATATTAACGACAAGCCCATTGCTCAAAATTTAAACCTGAACAACGCATTGCCCACCGACAGTAACTACTTGTTTTTTGAGTCCGGAAAATGGCCTTTAAGTTTCAACGCAACCAACAATTCAAATCAAGTGGTGTTTAGCGGAACGGCTTCTTGGGTAGCAAACCAAGCCTACACTTTAATAGCTATTGATAAAGACCTGTCAATAGAAGCCAGCACAACTGCCCTAATTTTACTCGACAGTTTGCCTAAACCAATTGAAAATCAAACATGGGTTCGCTTTGTACATGCGGCGGCGGCAATAGATACAGCAATTTTTACCCTCTCCTTATCTAATGACACGCAAACTTTTTTTACTGATACTTTGGTATTTGCCCCCACTGCCATACCCAACATGGTTAGCGGTTGGCAGGCCTACCCCGCCGACACCTTTGATGTAACGCTTAAAAATGCTCAGAACAATCAAACCTATGCACAACAAAATAAGGTGGCATTACAGCCCGGGCAATATATTACCATTTACGCTGCGGGTAATTTGTTAAACGATATTAAATTAGGATTTTTGCCGGTTAAAACCAAACCTGCAAGTTAA
- a CDS encoding DUF3822 family protein — MASLTNLSINHEICHYKYQPGEQAELHRLMLFLGKSEIAYLIIQDDRDLVVYLKSYNLPAGISTAAYRNVLRRFMREEAALAGKFKKVSVTSQLSPNTLIPLDFFDDEKLSEYFYFNNKNEQKSNLYYDQMVLLKLANVFSVPVEIEEVLNGFYHQKQKMRHTTSNTLRAVVTHSALTPNNLMHLNFHQHYIEVTVARPNNLLVQNTYSWQTPEDVLYYALNIARYTQFNFEADTCLISGRIEQNDPQWRILAKYFPNIKLSKRPPSYDYCHELDTLPLHAYFHLFSAQF; from the coding sequence ATGGCCAGTCTTACTAATTTATCAATTAACCACGAAATTTGCCACTATAAATACCAACCGGGCGAACAAGCAGAATTACACCGGTTAATGCTGTTTTTAGGTAAGTCCGAGATTGCCTACCTAATTATACAAGACGACCGCGATTTAGTGGTGTACCTAAAATCGTATAATTTACCCGCCGGCATTAGCACAGCCGCCTATCGAAACGTTTTGCGGCGCTTTATGCGCGAGGAGGCAGCTTTGGCCGGAAAGTTTAAAAAAGTATCGGTTACTTCACAACTAAGCCCCAATACCTTAATTCCGTTAGATTTTTTTGACGACGAAAAACTGTCGGAATATTTTTACTTCAATAATAAAAACGAGCAAAAATCTAATTTATACTACGACCAAATGGTATTGCTTAAATTAGCAAACGTTTTTTCAGTGCCAGTCGAGATTGAAGAGGTGCTGAATGGGTTTTACCACCAAAAGCAAAAAATGCGCCACACAACTTCAAATACATTGCGTGCAGTTGTTACCCATAGCGCCTTAACACCTAATAATTTAATGCACCTAAATTTTCATCAACACTACATTGAGGTTACCGTAGCTCGGCCTAATAATTTATTGGTACAAAATACTTACAGTTGGCAAACCCCCGAAGATGTATTGTATTATGCCTTAAATATTGCCCGCTATACCCAATTTAACTTTGAGGCAGATACGTGTTTAATATCCGGACGTATTGAACAAAATGACCCACAGTGGCGCATCCTGGCAAAATATTTTCCTAATATAAAACTCAGCAAACGCCCCCCTTCTTACGACTACTGCCACGAGTTAGATACCTTGCCATTGCACGCCTATTTTCATTTGTTTAGCGCACAGTTTTAA
- the rpoC gene encoding DNA-directed RNA polymerase subunit beta' has protein sequence MASKKEDRVKNNFNSITICLSSPDTILGRSHGEVLKPETINYRTYKPERDGLFCERIFGPVKDFECYCGKYKRIRYRQIVCDRCGVEVTEKKVRRERMGHIKLVVPVVHIWYFKSLPNKIGYLLGLSSKKLESIVYYERYIVIQPGALENKVSKYDLLSEEEYLDLLDTLPPANQHLPNEDPQKFVAKMGADAIKDLLSTIQLDDLSYALRDQAANETSQQRKAEALKRLSVVEAFREANSHSENRPEWMVVQYLPVVPPELRPLVPLDGGRFASSDLNDLYRRVIIRNNRLKRLIEIKAPEVILRNEKRMLQESVDSLFDNSRKSNAVKAENNRALKSLSDVLKGKQGRFRQNLLGKRVDYSGRSVIVVGPELKMHECGLPKDMAAELFKPFIIRKLMERGVVKTVKSAKKLVDRKEAVVWDILENILRGHPVMLNRAPTLHRLSIQAFQPKLIEGKAIQLHPLVCTAFNADFDGDQMAVHLPLSNPAILEAQLLMLSSHNILNPQNGTPIALPSQDMVLGLYYITKGLRSTADAPVKGEGKAFYSAEEVIIAYNERVLDLHAHIKVRVNIRTDKGKIEFKMIETTCGRVLFNQVVPEEVGFINELLSKKNLRVIVGNIIKVVGIARTAKFLDDIKKMGFEWAFRGGLSFSLKDLVNPRGKLDMVNIARGEVEEAQFNYENGLITNNERYNAVIDIWSKLGSRISEELMRGFMDDRQGFNPVYMMFHSGARGSQEQIKQLAGLKGLMAKPRKAGSSTGSEIVENPILASFKEGLSVLEYFISTHGARKGLADTALKTADAGYLTRRLVDVAQDAVITIEDCGTLRGIEIEALKDNEDIVEPLYDRILGRVALSDIVNPINDEVIVMAGEEINEDKARYISEETGIEKVEIRSVLTCEAEFGVCVKCYGRNLTNNRIAQKGDAVGIIAAQSIGEPGTQLTLRTFHAGGTAGNISSDSKLEAKFEGIIEFDGVRWVSRVDKNGNTVITIIGRTGELRIMDEETGRQLVSNNLPYGATMFVKEGDKVAKGQHICEWDPYNAVIVSEFAGSITYKDIIENITYREEADEQTGFRDKVIIENTRDKGKIPAIIIYDGMGNELRTYNLPVGAHIAVDADDAIAPGEVVAKIPRMIGKVRDITGGLPRVTELFEARNPSNPAVVTEIDGAVTFGKIKRNNLEIIITPKEGEERKYLVPVAKHILVQENDFVHAGAPLSEGAITPADILRIKGPFAVQQYLVNGIQEVYRLQAVTINDKHIEVIVRQMMRKVQIVDPGDTRFMEKMAVDKFEFIRENDRIFDKKVVTDSGDSQKLKKGQIVTVRQLRDENSYLRRNDLQLVEFKSAMPATSMPLLQGITKASLGTESWISAASFQETTKVLSTAAISAKHDYLMGLKENVIVGHLIPAGTGQRDFASIIVGPKDEMERSMANKTTAYIEP, from the coding sequence ATGGCTTCAAAAAAAGAAGATAGGGTAAAAAACAATTTTAACAGCATTACCATTTGCTTGTCGTCGCCCGATACCATTTTGGGGCGTTCGCATGGCGAAGTGCTGAAACCTGAAACCATTAATTACCGCACCTACAAACCCGAGCGGGACGGCCTTTTTTGCGAACGCATTTTTGGCCCCGTTAAAGACTTTGAATGTTATTGCGGTAAATACAAGCGCATACGCTACCGGCAAATAGTGTGCGACCGTTGTGGCGTAGAAGTAACCGAAAAGAAAGTACGTCGCGAACGTATGGGGCATATTAAATTGGTAGTGCCAGTGGTACATATTTGGTATTTTAAGTCGCTACCCAATAAAATTGGCTATTTATTAGGCCTGTCTTCTAAAAAGCTCGAATCAATAGTGTATTACGAGCGGTACATTGTTATACAGCCCGGCGCATTAGAAAATAAAGTGAGTAAATACGACTTGCTGTCGGAAGAAGAATACCTTGATTTATTAGATACCCTGCCCCCCGCCAACCAGCACCTGCCCAACGAAGACCCACAAAAATTTGTGGCTAAAATGGGGGCCGATGCCATAAAAGACTTGTTGTCAACTATTCAGTTAGACGACCTGTCGTATGCCTTGCGCGACCAGGCAGCTAACGAAACCTCTCAACAGCGCAAAGCCGAGGCATTAAAACGCCTTAGCGTAGTTGAAGCCTTCCGCGAGGCCAATTCGCACAGCGAAAACCGCCCCGAATGGATGGTTGTACAATATTTGCCCGTTGTACCCCCCGAACTTAGACCCTTAGTACCCCTTGACGGTGGCCGTTTTGCAAGCTCAGACTTAAACGACCTTTACCGCCGTGTTATCATCCGAAATAACCGCCTTAAACGTCTTATAGAAATTAAGGCCCCCGAAGTAATTTTGCGCAACGAAAAACGAATGCTGCAAGAGTCTGTTGACTCGCTGTTCGATAACTCGCGCAAATCGAATGCGGTAAAAGCCGAAAATAACCGCGCTTTAAAATCTTTAAGCGATGTGCTAAAAGGTAAACAAGGTCGCTTTAGGCAAAACCTGCTCGGTAAACGGGTTGACTATTCGGGACGTTCGGTAATAGTAGTAGGCCCCGAATTAAAGATGCACGAGTGCGGCCTGCCCAAAGATATGGCTGCCGAATTGTTTAAACCCTTTATTATCCGGAAACTAATGGAGCGCGGCGTTGTAAAAACGGTAAAATCGGCCAAAAAATTGGTTGACCGCAAAGAAGCCGTTGTTTGGGATATTTTAGAAAATATTTTGCGTGGCCATCCGGTTATGCTAAACCGCGCACCCACCCTGCACCGCTTGTCAATACAAGCATTTCAGCCCAAACTAATTGAGGGCAAAGCCATACAATTACACCCCCTTGTTTGTACAGCATTTAACGCCGACTTTGACGGCGACCAAATGGCGGTGCACTTACCACTAAGCAATCCGGCAATTTTAGAAGCCCAACTGCTTATGTTGTCATCGCACAATATTCTAAATCCACAAAACGGAACCCCCATTGCCTTACCCTCGCAAGATATGGTGTTGGGTTTGTACTATATTACCAAAGGTCTTAGGAGCACTGCCGATGCACCCGTAAAGGGCGAAGGTAAGGCGTTCTACTCTGCCGAAGAAGTAATAATTGCCTACAACGAACGAGTTTTAGATTTACACGCCCATATTAAGGTTAGAGTTAATATTAGAACTGATAAAGGTAAAATTGAATTTAAAATGATTGAAACAACCTGTGGACGTGTGTTGTTTAATCAGGTTGTTCCGGAAGAAGTTGGTTTTATTAACGAATTGCTATCGAAAAAAAATCTACGGGTAATTGTAGGTAATATCATTAAAGTGGTGGGTATTGCCCGCACCGCTAAATTTTTAGACGATATTAAAAAAATGGGCTTCGAGTGGGCTTTCCGCGGTGGCCTTTCGTTCTCGTTAAAAGATTTAGTAAACCCTCGCGGCAAATTAGACATGGTTAATATTGCCCGAGGCGAAGTAGAAGAAGCGCAGTTTAACTACGAAAACGGACTAATAACCAACAACGAAAGGTATAACGCCGTAATTGATATTTGGTCGAAATTGGGCTCGCGGATAAGTGAAGAGTTGATGCGTGGCTTTATGGATGACCGCCAAGGATTTAATCCGGTTTATATGATGTTCCACTCAGGCGCAAGGGGCTCGCAAGAGCAAATTAAACAACTTGCCGGATTAAAAGGCCTAATGGCAAAACCCCGGAAAGCGGGTTCAAGTACTGGCTCTGAAATTGTAGAAAACCCCATATTAGCCAGTTTTAAAGAAGGCTTGTCGGTACTTGAATACTTTATTTCAACGCACGGTGCCCGGAAAGGTTTGGCCGATACCGCACTAAAAACTGCCGACGCTGGTTACCTTACACGGCGTTTGGTTGACGTAGCGCAAGATGCAGTAATCACAATAGAAGATTGCGGCACCTTGCGGGGCATTGAAATAGAAGCCTTAAAAGATAATGAAGATATTGTTGAACCACTTTACGACCGGATTTTAGGCCGCGTTGCCTTATCAGATATTGTAAACCCCATAAACGACGAAGTAATCGTTATGGCCGGAGAAGAAATCAATGAAGATAAAGCGCGATATATCTCTGAAGAAACCGGAATTGAAAAAGTTGAAATTCGTTCGGTACTAACATGCGAAGCCGAGTTTGGCGTATGTGTTAAATGTTATGGCCGCAACCTAACCAATAACCGGATAGCACAAAAAGGCGATGCGGTGGGTATAATTGCTGCGCAATCTATCGGTGAGCCTGGCACACAGCTAACTTTACGTACCTTCCACGCAGGTGGTACGGCGGGTAATATCTCGTCTGATTCGAAATTAGAAGCCAAATTTGAAGGCATTATAGAGTTTGACGGCGTGCGCTGGGTTTCGAGGGTTGATAAAAATGGCAATACGGTTATTACCATTATTGGCCGTACCGGCGAGTTGCGTATTATGGACGAGGAGACTGGCCGCCAGTTAGTTAGCAATAACCTGCCTTATGGTGCTACTATGTTTGTAAAAGAAGGCGATAAAGTTGCAAAAGGTCAGCATATTTGCGAATGGGACCCTTATAACGCCGTAATTGTATCGGAATTTGCCGGGTCGATAACCTATAAAGATATAATTGAAAATATTACCTACCGCGAGGAAGCCGACGAACAAACCGGTTTCCGCGATAAAGTAATTATTGAAAATACCCGCGACAAAGGAAAAATTCCGGCTATTATTATTTACGATGGCATGGGTAACGAGCTTCGTACCTACAATTTGCCCGTGGGCGCACATATTGCCGTTGATGCCGACGACGCCATTGCGCCCGGAGAAGTGGTTGCCAAAATACCCCGTATGATTGGCAAAGTGCGCGATATTACAGGGGGCTTACCTCGTGTAACCGAACTGTTTGAAGCCCGTAACCCCTCGAACCCCGCCGTTGTTACCGAAATTGATGGCGCAGTAACTTTTGGTAAAATTAAACGAAACAACCTTGAAATAATTATTACCCCTAAAGAGGGCGAAGAGCGCAAATACTTAGTGCCGGTAGCAAAACATATTTTAGTTCAAGAGAACGACTTTGTTCATGCCGGCGCACCCCTATCTGAAGGAGCCATTACCCCCGCCGATATTTTGCGTATTAAAGGCCCCTTTGCCGTGCAACAATATTTGGTAAACGGTATTCAAGAGGTTTATCGCTTGCAAGCGGTAACAATTAACGACAAACATATTGAAGTAATTGTGCGCCAAATGATGCGCAAAGTCCAAATTGTTGACCCCGGAGATACCAGGTTTATGGAAAAAATGGCCGTTGATAAATTTGAGTTCATACGCGAAAATGACCGGATTTTTGATAAAAAAGTTGTAACAGATTCGGGCGACTCGCAAAAACTTAAAAAAGGTCAAATAGTTACCGTGCGCCAGCTGCGCGACGAAAACTCGTACTTACGCCGTAACGACTTACAGCTTGTAGAGTTTAAAAGTGCCATGCCCGCGACATCTATGCCGTTGCTACAAGGTATTACCAAAGCATCGTTAGGAACTGAAAGTTGGATTTCGGCAGCATCTTTCCAAGAAACAACCAAAGTGTTAAGCACTGCCGCTATTTCGGCAAAACACGACTACCTAATGGGCTTGAAAGAAAACGTAATTGTAGGCCACCTTATTCCGGCCGGAACCGGGCAACGCGATTTTGCGTCTATTATTGTGGGGCCAAAAGATGAAATGGAGCGCAGTATGGCAAATAAAACAACTGCTTATATTGAGCCGTAA